One Longimicrobiales bacterium DNA window includes the following coding sequences:
- a CDS encoding carboxypeptidase regulatory-like domain-containing protein — protein MKCAHLSVVFFVTVVISLLLSVQTASGQSQTSSAIRGVVLIADDTPIVGATVIVRHAQTGVEKGSLSNADGRFLLLLLQPGGPYELTISYLGYSDLTVEGIQLQVGETQTLTIYLTESAIEVEGIAVNVERDEIFNPGQVGPATLLNERMVESVPILSRDVMELANLSPLVKTTENGGFSIAGQNDRYNQILIDGVTNKDAFGLTAGGVPGGQAGAKMLPIDAVAQYEILVAPFDVRLSGFTGGVMNAVTKTGTNDWNLRAFGVGRHEALMGDLSLPTGLVNATGVDRSLFGFSAGGPIIRDRAHFFISTEFEERRQPPTGFNLLRDAPSLVQVTDESMGAFQQLFQNQFGVDTGLSGPYALEQDLANIFARVDATVAQGHRLTARTVLASANNEEAPNRAAFEPYELSSNAVLRNSQTTNTSIQLFSELGARGGNELEFSIQRTTDETTPSSPWPQVEVELRSPVGNGTSYSRAVRAGSQFFAQENDLVQTSYRFQNTVTLPTQGGSTYTLGLLASLNSVEHQYLPGSKGDFYFASMDDVANNAPSRYQRTVLLPGQAPAVDFSVLEWGGYIQNEIDAGKGLTMRFGFRVDVPTLLDRPEYNPELDELFGFDTSAPPSGQVLFSPRWGFNWQSDGFRTTQVRGGAGFFTGQLPYVWLANAFHHNGLRSQTEVCTGRWTDDPRTGNTAPGFTPGTPPVGCMNGNAITVKPATVFADDFEYPTYIKFSAIVDHEISDRLNGSLGFLFSHARKQVTVQEQNLDGPKRPLGSLEGYGGTARSHFGDATSSGFAPNRDHPEYDQVLLVANGGTDWTYSFTAEARGYFSEDLAFQAGYSYARSFDRMSLTSADMISNFGFNATEGSPNQPSMTASNFDRPHKFVFSVYGRPFPSVSNTEFSLLYTAQSGLPFSYVYRGDMNGDGYPALGPAFDRFNDLLYVPNVASEVPSGFATLALLGAALESDECLAANKGEILRRNACRAPWQHHLDLRVTHAIDVGGSEIRLEADMINVLNLINSEWGTIQSIRSNVPLLEPTGRTESLSTTPGELSSRWAGGQLPARDSEGRLVPPKPWSVLTPDSQWQAQLGVRVTFGGRN, from the coding sequence ATGAAATGCGCCCATCTTTCCGTGGTGTTCTTCGTCACGGTCGTAATTTCGTTGCTCCTGTCCGTTCAGACCGCCTCCGGACAGTCTCAAACGAGTTCGGCGATCCGGGGCGTAGTGCTCATAGCGGACGACACGCCCATCGTCGGGGCAACCGTCATCGTTCGGCACGCTCAGACCGGCGTCGAGAAGGGATCGCTGAGCAATGCGGACGGTCGCTTTCTGCTTCTCTTGCTCCAGCCGGGTGGGCCATACGAGCTGACCATCAGCTATCTGGGGTACTCCGACCTCACGGTCGAGGGCATCCAACTCCAAGTCGGCGAAACACAGACACTCACGATCTATCTCACCGAATCTGCGATCGAGGTCGAAGGCATCGCAGTCAACGTAGAGCGCGACGAGATCTTCAATCCGGGCCAAGTGGGTCCTGCCACACTTCTCAACGAGCGGATGGTCGAATCTGTACCGATCCTTTCTCGCGATGTCATGGAGCTCGCCAATCTTTCTCCGCTGGTGAAGACCACCGAGAACGGCGGCTTCTCCATCGCCGGGCAGAACGACCGCTACAACCAGATACTCATTGACGGCGTGACGAACAAAGACGCCTTTGGCCTCACTGCCGGCGGTGTCCCTGGGGGCCAGGCGGGCGCCAAAATGCTGCCTATCGACGCCGTGGCTCAGTACGAGATTCTCGTCGCACCTTTTGATGTCAGGCTGTCAGGCTTCACGGGCGGAGTGATGAATGCGGTGACGAAGACGGGTACGAATGACTGGAACCTGCGCGCCTTCGGAGTCGGCAGACACGAGGCTCTCATGGGAGACCTCAGCCTGCCAACAGGACTGGTGAACGCCACAGGAGTCGACCGATCCCTATTCGGCTTCAGTGCAGGGGGACCGATCATTCGCGACCGAGCACACTTCTTCATTTCTACAGAATTCGAAGAGCGCCGGCAGCCGCCAACGGGGTTCAACCTGCTCCGCGACGCCCCCTCGTTAGTACAGGTAACCGACGAATCAATGGGAGCGTTCCAGCAACTGTTCCAAAATCAATTCGGTGTGGACACGGGCCTGAGCGGACCCTACGCCCTCGAACAAGACCTCGCGAACATCTTCGCCCGCGTCGATGCCACAGTCGCTCAGGGACATAGACTGACCGCCCGTACCGTGCTCGCGAGCGCCAACAACGAAGAGGCGCCGAACCGCGCCGCTTTCGAGCCCTATGAGCTGTCGTCGAACGCCGTGCTACGCAACTCCCAGACGACCAACACCTCGATCCAACTATTCTCGGAGTTGGGCGCTCGAGGTGGGAACGAACTCGAATTCTCGATTCAGAGAACGACGGATGAGACCACGCCATCGTCGCCTTGGCCGCAAGTCGAAGTCGAACTCCGGAGCCCAGTCGGAAACGGAACGTCATACAGCCGAGCGGTTCGGGCCGGCTCTCAGTTCTTTGCTCAGGAGAACGACCTGGTTCAGACCAGCTACCGCTTTCAAAACACAGTCACGCTTCCCACTCAGGGCGGCAGCACATACACACTCGGTCTGCTGGCTTCACTGAACTCCGTCGAACATCAGTATCTCCCGGGGTCCAAGGGTGACTTCTATTTCGCGAGCATGGATGACGTCGCGAACAACGCCCCTAGTCGATACCAGCGAACCGTCTTGCTACCGGGACAGGCCCCGGCCGTCGACTTCTCTGTGCTCGAATGGGGCGGCTACATACAGAACGAGATCGACGCGGGCAAAGGGCTGACCATGCGGTTCGGCTTCAGAGTCGACGTCCCCACCCTCCTCGACAGACCCGAGTACAACCCGGAACTCGACGAGCTATTCGGTTTCGACACCTCAGCGCCTCCGAGCGGCCAAGTGCTCTTCTCGCCTCGTTGGGGCTTCAACTGGCAAAGTGACGGCTTCCGTACCACTCAGGTCCGTGGAGGTGCCGGCTTCTTCACTGGCCAACTTCCCTACGTCTGGCTGGCAAACGCGTTCCACCACAATGGCCTCCGGTCCCAGACCGAGGTGTGCACCGGCCGCTGGACGGACGATCCACGAACTGGGAATACGGCACCGGGCTTTACTCCTGGAACGCCGCCCGTCGGGTGCATGAATGGCAACGCCATCACGGTCAAGCCGGCTACGGTGTTCGCGGACGACTTCGAATACCCGACGTACATCAAGTTCTCGGCAATCGTCGATCACGAAATCTCCGACCGCCTGAACGGTTCACTGGGCTTCTTATTCTCACACGCGCGCAAGCAGGTGACGGTACAGGAGCAGAATCTTGACGGACCGAAGCGCCCATTGGGCTCTCTTGAGGGATACGGCGGGACCGCACGAAGCCATTTTGGTGACGCCACTTCGAGCGGATTCGCGCCTAACCGCGATCATCCCGAGTATGATCAGGTCCTTTTGGTGGCGAACGGAGGAACCGACTGGACGTATTCCTTCACCGCGGAAGCCAGGGGCTACTTCAGCGAAGACCTCGCATTCCAGGCCGGCTACTCATATGCGCGCTCCTTCGATCGGATGAGCCTGACGTCTGCGGACATGATCTCCAACTTCGGGTTCAACGCCACAGAGGGCAGCCCTAATCAGCCGTCTATGACAGCGTCGAACTTCGACCGTCCACACAAGTTCGTTTTCTCCGTGTATGGCCGGCCATTTCCCAGCGTGTCCAATACAGAGTTCTCTCTGCTCTACACGGCTCAGTCCGGTCTTCCGTTCTCGTATGTGTATCGGGGGGATATGAATGGGGACGGCTATCCCGCTCTTGGCCCGGCATTCGACCGGTTCAATGACCTTCTTTACGTGCCCAACGTGGCGTCTGAAGTGCCGTCTGGATTCGCCACGCTCGCTCTGCTCGGAGCGGCGTTGGAGAGCGATGAATGCCTGGCCGCTAATAAAGGCGAGATCCTGAGACGGAACGCCTGTCGGGCGCCTTGGCAGCACCATCTGGATCTGAGGGTGACTCATGCGATCGACGTGGGTGGATCTGAGATTCGATTGGAGGCAGACATGATCAACGTGCTGAACCTGATCAACTCCGAATGGGGGACGATTCAGTCCATTCGCAGCAACGTTCCGCTCCTAGAGCCGACGGGTCGAACCGAGAGCTTGAGCACCACGCCCGGCGAACTCTCTTCGCGATGGGCGGGCGGTCAGTTGCCAGCACGAGATTCAGAGGGACGACTCGTCCCCCCCAAACCATGGTCCGTTCTCACCCCTGACTCCCAATGGCAAGCGCAACTCGGTGTGCGAGTTACATTTGGAGGACGCAATTAG
- a CDS encoding carboxypeptidase-like regulatory domain-containing protein, giving the protein MQTHSFPARVTYLASAVLALGFTGGPTHAAETDVSANLLGYIHDEVTGRAIQGASVLFESMSTSKTTSELGFFTFTDVPIGVHFLRIEALGYAERRVQVRLSDDQSYETEVYLSSEAVELEGLSVEVIPRRTFNELRDLDIRLDRGPGQFILRTEIDQRGGNLISLLQGRRGVRIQGSGGISSGRSVQLRRAQHLTSTAAGQHTIVACYPAVFVDGRRFSRRASLGDQETDLTEFLSSDMDAVEVYSGSSVPAVFGGGDAACGAILVWTRRGPQRRGETSE; this is encoded by the coding sequence ATGCAGACACATTCCTTCCCGGCCAGGGTCACATATTTGGCCAGCGCCGTTCTTGCACTCGGTTTCACGGGCGGGCCAACTCACGCCGCCGAGACTGACGTTTCTGCCAACCTGCTCGGCTACATTCACGATGAGGTCACGGGTCGCGCCATCCAGGGCGCTTCGGTTCTGTTCGAGTCGATGTCGACGTCAAAAACGACGAGCGAGCTAGGTTTCTTCACGTTCACCGACGTCCCGATCGGAGTGCACTTCCTTAGGATCGAAGCCCTGGGATACGCGGAGCGCCGAGTTCAGGTGCGTCTCTCCGACGACCAGTCGTACGAAACCGAGGTGTATTTGAGTTCGGAGGCCGTCGAACTCGAGGGCCTGAGCGTCGAGGTGATTCCAAGGAGGACGTTCAACGAACTCCGAGATCTCGATATTCGACTTGATCGTGGTCCTGGACAGTTCATTCTCCGCACCGAAATCGACCAACGAGGGGGCAACCTTATCAGTCTGCTGCAAGGTCGGCGAGGCGTCCGAATTCAAGGAAGCGGCGGGATATCGTCAGGGCGCTCCGTCCAACTACGGCGCGCGCAGCATCTCACATCCACGGCGGCCGGACAGCACACCATCGTAGCGTGTTACCCAGCCGTGTTCGTGGACGGCCGCCGTTTTAGTCGGCGCGCGTCCCTTGGTGACCAGGAGACCGATCTAACCGAGTTCTTGTCGTCGGACATGGACGCGGTCGAGGTCTATTCGGGCTCCTCGGTGCCGGCAGTTTTCGGAGGAGGAGACGCGGCGTGTGGTGCAATCTTGGTATGGACCCGTAGAGGCCCACAGCGTCGGGGGGAGACTAGCGAGTAG
- a CDS encoding peptidylprolyl isomerase, which translates to MNLIPQPILSRVGLLFPLAALLLAGCSDVGSDLFVGIPTSRPSDGLLTDASLQSVVDLQVVGDMYGLVELLGDERSDIKARAAFALGSIGAVESVDALMPLLQDAAPDVRRDAAFALGRIGDADAVRAVRRALDSEHASEVRAALIGALGMLPSEQAADALLTDDLSGEENVLRVYALSRLGGSGAVASDALRQRVVDDLTHVDPRVRDAAAHYFRSPNNVSRWASRSLFLRSALDTYDKGDPAAMHLVRGLSRMNDVLNGSRLREWATEATDWRTRADAMHGMDPISASVPVLLEALNAPDVNVAVAAAERLGQDAIHEGLIAPIEAWLHGSDGARLGVAAPLLVQLARLERVATVRAWIDQIPPGDEFRWNVGFETLAYLPGEEAIQALVSALDDPSDVVANRAMAALAARWNNDRPTPETHDLYYEVFRGASDHRVASLRAIAQRGLGSPEFVGRPAYVSASVDPEVTGGVDLDTTAPPQVIDWARLAELGERPMLELQTTRGRILIRMAVGEAPLTIQTVSWLADAGLYDGVPFHRVVPNFVVQAGDFSERDGSGEPGFSTRVELTSLSFLRGVVGMANSGSRDSQGSQFMIAHSRHLELDGAFTAFGWVEEGLDILDRLELFDVIERARVIPEGGN; encoded by the coding sequence ATGAACCTCATACCTCAACCAATCCTGAGCCGTGTGGGCCTTCTTTTCCCGCTTGCCGCGCTTTTGCTCGCGGGCTGTAGCGACGTCGGGAGTGACCTGTTCGTTGGAATCCCGACGAGTCGCCCCTCCGACGGTTTGCTCACGGACGCTAGCCTTCAATCTGTAGTTGACCTTCAGGTCGTCGGTGACATGTACGGCCTTGTCGAGCTTCTCGGTGACGAACGTTCCGACATAAAGGCGCGTGCCGCCTTCGCGTTGGGGTCCATAGGGGCGGTGGAGTCAGTCGATGCTCTGATGCCGCTGCTCCAAGATGCGGCTCCAGACGTCCGGCGAGATGCGGCCTTCGCCCTCGGGCGTATCGGTGATGCCGACGCTGTCCGAGCGGTACGCCGGGCGCTCGACAGCGAGCATGCTTCTGAGGTCCGTGCGGCGCTGATCGGAGCCCTCGGAATGTTGCCGAGCGAGCAAGCGGCCGACGCGCTTCTCACGGACGATCTTTCCGGCGAAGAGAATGTGCTCCGAGTGTATGCGCTGTCGCGCCTGGGGGGTTCAGGCGCCGTCGCGAGTGACGCGCTCCGCCAACGCGTGGTCGATGACCTCACCCACGTCGATCCGCGGGTGAGAGATGCTGCAGCCCATTACTTCCGGTCGCCGAACAACGTGAGCCGCTGGGCGAGTCGATCGCTGTTCCTGCGGTCGGCGCTGGACACCTATGACAAGGGTGACCCGGCGGCGATGCACCTGGTGCGAGGGTTGTCGCGCATGAACGACGTACTCAACGGCTCACGGCTCCGCGAATGGGCTACGGAGGCGACCGACTGGCGGACGCGGGCAGACGCGATGCACGGTATGGACCCGATATCGGCCAGTGTCCCCGTTCTGCTGGAAGCACTGAACGCCCCCGACGTGAATGTTGCGGTCGCCGCAGCGGAGCGGTTGGGGCAGGATGCGATCCATGAAGGCTTGATTGCGCCCATTGAAGCGTGGCTCCACGGTAGTGATGGCGCCCGACTGGGCGTTGCGGCGCCCCTCCTCGTCCAACTCGCACGGCTTGAACGCGTGGCGACAGTTAGGGCGTGGATCGACCAGATTCCGCCTGGAGACGAATTCCGATGGAACGTCGGCTTCGAGACGCTGGCATACCTCCCCGGGGAAGAGGCGATCCAGGCACTGGTATCCGCTCTCGACGACCCCTCTGATGTGGTCGCGAACAGGGCAATGGCCGCCCTCGCCGCGCGTTGGAATAACGACCGACCGACTCCGGAGACTCACGATCTGTACTATGAGGTGTTCCGTGGGGCGTCGGACCATCGCGTGGCCTCCCTGCGAGCAATAGCTCAGAGAGGACTCGGTTCTCCCGAATTTGTGGGTCGCCCGGCGTACGTTAGTGCTTCCGTCGACCCGGAGGTGACGGGTGGAGTCGATCTAGATACGACGGCCCCACCGCAGGTAATCGACTGGGCTCGCCTCGCCGAACTGGGTGAACGCCCGATGCTCGAGTTGCAGACGACCCGAGGGCGAATCCTCATTCGGATGGCAGTAGGGGAAGCTCCTCTCACGATTCAGACCGTGAGCTGGCTTGCGGACGCCGGTCTGTATGATGGGGTGCCGTTTCACCGTGTCGTTCCGAATTTCGTCGTGCAGGCCGGAGATTTCAGCGAGCGGGACGGGTCAGGTGAGCCCGGGTTCTCGACCCGTGTCGAACTCACCAGCCTTTCGTTCTTGCGCGGTGTTGTTGGGATGGCGAACAGCGGCTCCCGGGACAGCCAGGGAAGCCAGTTCATGATTGCGCATTCGCGACATCTTGAACTGGACGGTGCCTTCACTGCGTTTGGTTGGGTGGAGGAGGGCTTGGACATTCTGGATCGACTCGAGCTGTTCGATGTCATCGAGCGAGCGCGTGTCATTCCGGAGGGTGGGAACTAG
- a CDS encoding PHP domain-containing protein has translation MRVDLHMHTTASDGAWTPQAVVQGAVDGRLDVIAITDHDTMAGYEPAAAAAEKLPIQVIRGIEVSSTHEGQDVHILGYFVDPESPVLIAHCARAGNRRVERMQEMVAKLVEGGLEVTYEDVLQAAGPDHVTIGRPHLARALVALGHVSTVSGAFNSLIGDNHVAFVPTHLASPVEAVGMIVEAGGIPIWAHPPGWLVDELLPGLVGAGLGGLEVYRPSHRKHDVVRYETICRTGGLLMSGGSDWHTPFAGASLGDFHVAASEIEPLLSEGGF, from the coding sequence ATGAGAGTCGATCTCCACATGCATACCACGGCGTCCGATGGTGCTTGGACGCCTCAGGCGGTCGTTCAAGGGGCCGTGGACGGGCGTCTCGATGTGATCGCGATCACCGATCATGACACCATGGCCGGATATGAGCCTGCCGCTGCGGCCGCAGAGAAGCTCCCGATCCAGGTCATTCGTGGCATTGAGGTCAGTTCGACCCACGAGGGGCAGGACGTCCACATTCTCGGGTATTTTGTCGACCCGGAGTCCCCGGTTCTGATCGCCCATTGCGCGCGCGCAGGCAACCGACGGGTGGAGCGCATGCAGGAAATGGTGGCAAAGCTGGTTGAGGGCGGCCTGGAAGTGACGTACGAAGATGTCCTCCAGGCGGCCGGCCCGGATCACGTTACGATTGGTCGCCCGCACCTCGCGCGCGCGCTCGTCGCGTTGGGACATGTCTCGACGGTTAGTGGTGCCTTCAACTCGCTGATCGGCGACAACCACGTGGCGTTCGTCCCGACGCACCTGGCCTCACCGGTCGAGGCAGTCGGTATGATCGTAGAAGCCGGCGGCATCCCCATTTGGGCCCATCCTCCGGGATGGTTAGTGGACGAACTTCTGCCAGGTCTCGTGGGGGCGGGGTTGGGAGGCCTGGAGGTCTATCGGCCGTCCCATCGCAAGCACGATGTCGTACGCTATGAGACAATCTGCCGCACGGGCGGTTTGCTCATGAGCGGGGGATCTGACTGGCACACCCCTTTCGCCGGGGCGTCTTTGGGTGACTTCCACGTCGCAGCATCGGAAATCGAGCCGCTTCTCTCGGAGGGCGGCTTCTAA
- a CDS encoding F0F1 ATP synthase subunit epsilon, translating into MADVTLKVRVVSPDQTVFEGEASAVVAPAWDGQIGVLPGHAPLLSLIGSGVLSVDRPGGGADSFHVAGGVMKVEGNTVTLLTEYAGDEPPAEVPAEAIVFPEDVED; encoded by the coding sequence ATGGCTGACGTTACTCTGAAGGTGCGAGTGGTCTCTCCCGACCAAACGGTCTTCGAGGGTGAGGCTTCTGCCGTGGTGGCTCCGGCGTGGGACGGCCAGATTGGCGTCCTTCCGGGTCACGCACCGTTGCTCTCCTTGATTGGTTCAGGAGTTCTCAGCGTCGACCGGCCCGGTGGAGGTGCCGATTCCTTCCACGTTGCAGGCGGCGTGATGAAAGTTGAAGGCAACACCGTGACATTGCTGACCGAGTATGCCGGTGATGAACCGCCTGCTGAGGTCCCGGCAGAGGCCATCGTGTTTCCGGAAGATGTGGAAGACTGA
- the atpD gene encoding F0F1 ATP synthase subunit beta, whose protein sequence is MADNTGKVVQVIGPVLDVEFPAEHLPDIYNALSLTTTNEAGQEVKVVAEVQQHIGRSQVRAVSMSSTDGVTRGMDVVDSGSAISVPVGDPALGRILNVLGEPVDEMGPVGGEGAEVERWPIHRLAPKFDQLEPKTEIFETGIKVVDLLAPYVKGGKTGLFGGAGVGKTVIIMELINNIAMEHGGKSVFCGVGERTREGNDLWLEMKESGVLESTSLVYGQMNEPPGARLRVGLSGLTMAEYFRDVEGQDVLLFVDNIFRFTQAGSEVSALLGRMPSAVGYQPTLGTEMGELQERITSTSSGSITSVQAIYVPADDLTDPAPATAFTHLDATTVLSRAISEQGIYPAVDPLDSSSRIMDPQFVGERHYNVATQVQSILQRYKDLQDIIAILGMDELTEEDKIIVGRARRIARFLSQPFFVAQQFTGIDGKYVKLDETIESFERVANGEFDHLPEQAFYMQGGIDGVIAEAERLEKEG, encoded by the coding sequence ATGGCTGATAATACTGGAAAGGTCGTTCAGGTCATTGGACCGGTTCTCGACGTGGAATTTCCCGCCGAGCATCTCCCTGACATCTACAACGCGCTGAGCCTCACGACGACAAATGAGGCGGGGCAGGAGGTCAAGGTCGTTGCCGAGGTGCAGCAGCACATCGGTCGCAGCCAGGTCCGTGCCGTTTCGATGTCGTCAACGGACGGTGTCACCCGCGGCATGGACGTGGTTGACTCGGGTTCCGCCATCTCGGTGCCAGTCGGTGATCCGGCTCTGGGTCGAATCTTGAACGTGCTCGGTGAGCCCGTTGATGAGATGGGTCCGGTCGGAGGTGAGGGCGCTGAAGTCGAGCGTTGGCCGATCCACCGTCTCGCTCCGAAATTCGACCAGCTCGAGCCGAAGACTGAGATCTTCGAGACCGGCATCAAGGTCGTGGACCTCCTCGCCCCCTATGTGAAGGGTGGTAAGACGGGTCTGTTTGGCGGTGCGGGTGTCGGTAAGACCGTCATCATCATGGAACTCATCAACAACATTGCGATGGAGCACGGTGGTAAGTCCGTGTTCTGTGGCGTAGGCGAGCGCACGCGTGAGGGGAATGACCTCTGGCTCGAGATGAAGGAGTCGGGCGTTCTGGAGTCGACTTCGCTCGTCTACGGTCAGATGAACGAGCCTCCGGGAGCACGTCTCCGGGTCGGTTTGTCGGGGCTCACGATGGCGGAGTACTTCCGCGACGTTGAGGGCCAGGACGTACTGCTTTTTGTCGATAACATCTTCCGCTTCACACAGGCGGGTTCTGAGGTGTCGGCGCTGCTCGGCCGCATGCCTTCCGCAGTCGGATACCAGCCCACGCTCGGTACCGAGATGGGTGAACTGCAGGAGCGTATCACCTCGACGTCTTCCGGTTCGATCACCTCGGTACAGGCGATTTACGTCCCTGCTGATGACTTGACCGATCCGGCGCCTGCGACGGCGTTCACACACCTGGACGCGACGACGGTTCTATCGCGCGCGATCTCCGAGCAGGGCATCTACCCCGCTGTTGATCCGCTCGACTCTTCGTCGCGCATCATGGATCCGCAGTTCGTCGGTGAGCGTCATTACAACGTGGCGACGCAGGTTCAGTCGATCCTTCAGCGGTACAAGGATCTTCAGGACATCATCGCGATTCTCGGTATGGACGAGCTCACCGAGGAAGACAAGATCATCGTCGGGCGAGCGCGTCGGATCGCTCGCTTCCTGTCACAGCCGTTCTTCGTCGCTCAGCAGTTCACGGGTATCGACGGCAAGTACGTGAAGCTCGACGAGACGATCGAGTCGTTCGAGCGTGTCGCGAACGGTGAGTTCGATCACCTCCCTGAGCAGGCGTTCTACATGCAGGGTGGTATCGACGGCGTGATCGCAGAGGCCGAGCGCCTGGAGAAGGAGGGCTAG
- the atpG gene encoding ATP synthase F1 subunit gamma, producing the protein MAGDRDVKRRIKTVENTRQITRTMELVATSKLKRATDRVHAARPYSEALHEIVGGLYSPGLSEKYPILRRPEETKRAAVLLLTANRGLCGGFNANLIKQARLLMEDLRGKGIETELHIAGKKGVAYFRFRGEEMLTTRVDIGDHPTVEDAESVVAPVRDRFENGDVDAVFLVSSKFKSAMSTPPHTRDLLPIEADGKSASADVYILSPSGDMILERILPAYIRNAVYTAMVENAAAEQGARRAAMKSATDNAGDVLEHLTRTYNRARQAQITQEIAEIVGGSAALE; encoded by the coding sequence GTGGCCGGCGATAGAGACGTCAAACGCAGGATCAAGACGGTGGAGAACACCCGTCAGATCACACGCACGATGGAGCTCGTAGCGACTTCGAAGCTGAAGCGTGCTACGGACCGAGTGCATGCGGCACGCCCTTATTCGGAAGCGTTGCACGAGATTGTGGGTGGGCTCTATTCACCAGGCTTGTCAGAGAAGTATCCGATTCTTCGTCGTCCTGAAGAGACGAAGCGGGCGGCGGTTCTACTTCTGACCGCGAACCGCGGTCTCTGTGGTGGCTTCAACGCCAACTTGATCAAGCAGGCGCGACTCCTCATGGAGGATTTGCGCGGCAAGGGAATCGAAACAGAGCTACACATCGCAGGAAAGAAGGGTGTCGCCTATTTCCGCTTCCGCGGCGAGGAGATGCTCACGACACGGGTGGACATCGGTGACCATCCCACAGTCGAAGACGCCGAGTCGGTGGTGGCCCCTGTGCGGGACCGCTTCGAGAATGGCGACGTCGACGCGGTTTTCTTGGTCAGTTCGAAGTTCAAGTCGGCGATGTCGACGCCGCCGCACACGCGGGACCTTTTGCCCATCGAGGCTGATGGCAAATCCGCGTCGGCTGACGTCTATATCTTGTCGCCGAGCGGGGACATGATCCTCGAGAGGATTCTTCCGGCTTACATCCGGAATGCCGTGTACACGGCTATGGTGGAGAACGCGGCTGCAGAGCAGGGTGCACGACGGGCCGCAATGAAGAGTGCTACGGACAACGCTGGGGATGTTCTCGAACACCTCACGCGCACATACAACAGGGCCAGGCAGGCCCAGATCACGCAGGAGATCGCCGAGATAGTCGGTGGCTCCGCTGCCCTAGAGTAA